From Magnetofaba australis IT-1:
ATAATGGCTCCGACACTGTACCGCCGTGTGCTGAGGGGGTGCAGTGGCTCATTGCGCAGCAGCCGATGACTCTGGAGGCGGGGCAGTTGGCGCAATTTCAGATGCTCATGGGCAACAATGCGCGTCCGGTGCAGCCGTTGGGGCAGCGTATGCTCATCACGCCGAATATGAACCCGTAATCCGGCAAGGGGCGGGCGGGCAGGCAGGCAAGGACAAATTGGCCGCCGACTGGTCGGCGGCGGGGGCTGGGGGCCGCTGCCCCCAGCGGGGTGTGGGGCGGCGCCCCACGGTGTGGCCGTGGCAGTGTCTTTTGCCGTTTCCCCATTGAACAAAGCGCGAGCCAGTAGGAAGTTGGATAAATAGCGCGGTACGTCGAGCCAGCAAGGAGGCCGTCGGGGAAACGGCAGGTGAGCAGGCCCGAAGGGCCGTCGTCCGCAGGACGGCGAACTGCTCTAAAACTCCACGCCAGGGAAAGTGAAGAAGTGTTTGCGGGGAATAGTTTGGTTAAGTGACCGCCCCTGGAGTTCCCCCTGCAGGCCGCGCGCGACGATTTTCCCAAACAGCTCATCGCAGCCAAAAAACGCTTTTTGGAGATTTTGAGCTAGGTGTTGGGTCCCGGATGATTCCTGACCTGTTTATGGAATAAGTGCGGATGAGTTAATTGCCAAGCTTTCAGAGTGGCGACTGGCGTTTTGTGATTCAAGGCTTTTTGCGGGATCTGCTGATTGTAGAGCCACGCATATCGAGTCAGTGTTGCAGCCAGATCTTGGCGTGAATCAAAGCGTGTGGTGGTCAGGATATCGGCAATGCGGCCATTGAAACGTTTGACCATGCCGTTGGTCTGAGGCGTACGCGGTTTGATGAGCCGGTGTTCGATACCATGGCGCGCGCATTCCACATCAAACAGATGCTTGCCAGTAGGCTGGCGCTCGCCCTCGGCGCTGAAGCGATCCGTGAAGCATTTGTCGTTGTCGGACAGCAACTTGACGATCTTAAAAGGAACTTTGGCCGTCAGGCGTTTGAGGAATCCAGTCGCGGTCTTGGCGGACTTGTCCGGGCACAACTCCAGATAGACCCAGCGGCTGGCGCGGTCGATGGCCACGAACAGATAGCGCCGTGAGGATTCATCAGGCATTTGAGGCAGGTATTTGTAGTCGACGTGAATATAGCCAGGCTCGTAGTCCTTGAAGGTTTTGACCGGCTTCTTTTCGCCTTCCGGTTGAGGGATCAGATCGCGTAGACGGGAGACCTTGTGGCGACGTAGACAGCGGTCCAGACCGGAGCGGCTGACATCGGAATTGACGAACTCGCGCATCACAATCAGTAGGTCGTCCAGGGGCAAAAGGAACGTCCGGCGCAACTCCACCGCCACAATTTCCTGCTCAGGCGTCAACGTCGTGGGCAGATGATGTGGCGTATGGGAATGGTCTTGGGTATCGTTACGTCCCTTCCAGCGTCGAATGGTGTCCACAGTAACGCCAAACTGTGCCGCCAGATGGCTATTGGGCAGGGTAGACTCCTGAATCTGTTTGCGGATCTTCGGCGTCGTGGTGGCGTTGGCGTGCAGACGGATTTCCATCAGATTCCTCCTGTTGCGCTTCCTCTGGCCAGTTGGACCAAATAGGCTCTGGCCTGGAATAGAGGATAGCTCAACACGTTTATGGAATCATCCGGGATTTTACAGCTAGGCGCATTAAGCCCTGCGGCGTTAGGCAGGACGCTTGAGAGTGGCGGCGTCCGAAGCGACACCCGCCACTGCATCCGCCACCCGCGAGGCGATGCGCTTTACGTACATGCTCAGCCCCAACAGCTTCAGCAGCAGGCCAAACACGATCCCCAACAACAGCAGAATCAGGCCTGTGGGGGTAAACAGCACATGGGGCAGGATGAATACGCGCAGCAGATCGGTGCGCACCCGCTCGGCCTGCGTCCTCTGCTCATCTGTGAGCCCCGCCATGATTTCGGACTCCCTTTCCGACTCCTCACGCCCGATGCCGCGCAGCATACGCCAGTTGAAGGCGATAAACAGCAGTGGTACAAACAGAGCGCGGGTGCTACTCATGCGGATCATGCCGTTGGCCACGCGGCGCAACTGCTGATGCAGCGGATGGCCCAGCGGCACGAACTCGCCGCGCGCGCAACTCAAAAACAGCGCATTGCGGATATCGAACAGTTGTTGACGGGAGACGTCGGTGATCAACTCCGGCAGGTATTTAAACAGCATGAGTAGCAGAAAAGCGCCACACAAAACCATCGCAATCGCATCAAACATCGAAACCTCCGGGCGGTGTGGTTCCAATTTCCGTGAGCCCGCTACTGGAGCGGTCAGGATCCTGTATCGCCTCTAGCTCTGTAATATGTCGACTCTTTTCCCGGATGCAGGTTTGCAGCTCCTGACGATAGCGCAAGCCAAACAGCAACCCCAGCACTCCTGCCAACACGCCTGCAAAAACCCAGCCGGGGCTGACGCCCACCGTCATCTGCTGCACCTGGACCGCGCCATTAAATGATGGAATCATCTGCGCATCGATTAGCTTGTCCATCACCGCCATGGCAATGAAATAGAGCCCCACCATGAACACAAGCGTCGCGCCAAGCCGATTGGTGACGCTCACAGACGCTTTGAGCCATTGACCTCGCTTTATAAACTCATAGTCCCGCGCGTTCAGTTTTGGCTTGGGACGCGGCTTCTTTGTCGCCATTATAATATCTATATAATATCATATTGACGGAATTTGGTCCAGAGTAGTTCACACTTGTGAACCAATCCAAGGGACAAACCTGGCCAACAATTACTTTTGTATATTTTTATTATGACTGCGCAGAGCGCAGCCCAGAGCCACGGCAGAGAGTTCCAGATAGACCGCTGGGCCATCGGCCTTGAGTTTGCGCAGAAACACCTGTCGAGTAGTGTCTGAGCGAGAAGTCCCTCTTGGCTGGCTACGCGCCGCTGGGACGGGAATTACGGGGGCGGTCACTGAATTAAACCCCGCGCGCACACACTTTTCGGCGTTCCCAGGCTCCAGCCTCTACTGCAGTTCGCCGTCCTGCGGACGACGGCCCTGCGGGCCTGCTCACCGCCGTTTCCCCAACAGCCTCCTTGCAAGCTCGTGGCTTCGTGCTTCTTCTCCAGCTTCCTACTGGAGCCGCCTCTGTTCAATGGGGAAACGGCCAAAGCCACTGCCAAAGACAAACCGTGGGCGCTGCCCACACCCGCTGGGGGCAGCGGCCCCCAGGCCCCGCCGCCGACCAGTCGGCGGCCAATTAGATAACGCGAGCCCGCACTCTTTCCCGCACACACCTTTACTCTGTGCCTGTCACTACCCCACAAAAGAAAAGCCCCCGGGGGAAATTCCCGGGGGCTTTGTCGCGCCTGATCCTCGGAGAGGGGTCGTCAGATCAGTGAATGCGCGCCCAGATGCGGCGCTTGACCGCATACAGCATGGCAGTCAGCACCACCAAGTAGAGAACCACCTTCACGCCAGCTTCCTTACGCTCAGTCTGCTTGGGCTCGGAAGCCCAGGCCAAGAACGCCGTGACGTCTTCAGACAGCTGCGGCAGAGTCGCCTCGGTGCCGTCAGCATACTCCACCGCGTCCGCCATCAGCGGCTGCGGCATGGCGAAGAAGTTGCCGGGGAAGTATTTGCTGAAGTTGTCGCCGTTGGCGATGCGCGCCACCGCTTGGCGAATCTTCTCTTTGCCTTCAGCGCCATGAGCGCTCATGTGCAGCACGTGAGCCAGCTCTTCGGCTTCAGCGTCGGTGATTTCGCCATCTTCGTTGGCTTCTTCCACCTTAGCCGCTTCCTCTTCGTTCAGATAACCGGTGAGGATGCCGTAGACATAGTTCTCATAGCCCTTGCGCGCCTTGGTCATCAACGACAGGTCGGGCGGCACGGTGCCGTAGGACTCTTTGGCGTCTTCCGGCGCCAATTCGGTGATCATGAAGTCCTTTTTGTTCTTACCCGCAGTTTCGGCCAGCGCGTTGACGTCAGCCTCGGAGAGGCCCACGGAACGCAGATGGTCGAACTTGATGTACTTGATGCTGTGGCAGCCCAAGCACACCTCGGTGGCCACCTGCGCGCCGCGCTTGATCTGCGCAACGTCGAAGCGACCAAAGGCGCCTTTGTGGCCCCACTCCATTTCAGGAAGGGCAACCCCTTCGCTGGCGGCGGCCCATTGCGGGGCGCCAAAACCCATACCGACCATCAGAGCCGACAGGGCAATCGCTTTTTTCAGTTTCATGATGCGAATCCTCCGTCTATTACAGGCTCTGGGGCACGGGTTTGGGTTTTTCAATATTGAACGCCGTCACAAACCACAGCAGGAAGAAGTAGCTGAAGTAGATGGCGGTGGCGGTGCGGCCAATGACCACGATGGGCAGACCCATCACCACGGCGTTGGCCGGATTGTAGCCGACCCAGCCCAGCACGAAGCAGTCGATCAGGAAGATCCAGAACAGACCAGCCGACAGCGGACGGTAACGGAACGAACGCACCGGCGAACGGTCCAACCAGGGAAGCACAAAGAGGATGGCGATCGCGCCGCCCATGGCCACCACGCCAGCCAACTTGGACATGGAGCCCAGGAAGTCGATGGAGCGCAGGATGGCGTAGAAGGGCAGGAAGTACCACTCCGGCACAATGTGCGGAGGCGTCTTCATGGGGTTGGCCTCGATGTAGTTATCGGGCTCCAGGAAGAAGTTGGGCGAGAAGAACAGGAAGCTGCAGAAGATGATCAGCAGCACGCCCATGCCGTACAGGTCCTTGATGGTGAAGTAAGGATGGAACGGAATGGTGTCTTTCTCTTCCAGGTCGATGCCGTCCGGGTTGTTGGAGTGCACCGCATGCAGCGCCCACACGTGCAAGCCAACCACGCCAACGATGACGAAGGGCAGCAGGAAGTGCAGCGAGAAGAAGCGGTTCAGGGTCGGATCGCCGACGGTGAAGCCGCCCCACACCCACACCAGCAGCGGATCGCCGATGACGGGAATCGCGCCGATGAGGTTGGTGATCACCGCCGCTCCCCAGAAGGACATCTGGCCCCAAGGCAGCACGTAGCCCATGAAGGCGGTGGCCATGAGCAGGAAGAAGATGATCACGCCGAACCACCACAGAATCTCACGCGGGCTGCGGTGCGAACCGAAGTACATGCCGCGCAGGATGTGGACGTAGACGGTGATGAAGAAGAACGTGGCGCCGTTGGCGTGCATGTAGCGCAGCAGCCAGCCCCAGTTCACGTCGCGCATGATGTGCTCGACGGAGTCGAACGCCAGCATGGCGTCGGGCTTGTAGTGCATGGCCAGGAAGATGCCGGTCAGCAACTGAATGATCAGCATCGTCAACGCCAGCGAACCGAAGTTCCACCAGTAGTTCAGGTTTTTGGGCGTCGGGTATTCCAGCGCCTGGGAGCGCATCACCTCGGTTACCGGCAGACGATCGTCCACCCACCCCATAATGGATTTAAACACGGGTCAACCTCCTTATTTCTTGTATGGCTGGCCCGCGGCTTAGGCCACAGCCTTGCCGATTACCAGAGTGCTGTCGTCTTTGAATTCGTAGTAGGGCACCTCGAGGTTGCGGGGAGCCGGGCCCTTACGAATGCGACCGGAAGTGTCGTAGTGGGAACCGTGGCAGGGGCACAGGAAGCCGCCGAAGTCACTGGTGCCCACCGGCTGCGGCACACAGCCCAGGTGGGTGCAGATGGCCAGCACCACCAACCACTCGTCCTGTTTGACGCGGTCGGCGTCGTTCTGCGGGTCGGGCAGATCGGCCTTGTCAGACTCTTTAGCCAGGGCGATCTGCTCGGCGTTGCGATGCAGAATGAACACCGGCTTACCCTGCCAGGGGACGGTGATCATTTGGCCTTCGGCGATGGAGCTAACGTCCACCTCAGTGGTGGCGGCCGCCAGCACGTTGGCGGCGGGGCTC
This genomic window contains:
- a CDS encoding cytochrome c1 is translated as MKLKKAIALSALMVGMGFGAPQWAAASEGVALPEMEWGHKGAFGRFDVAQIKRGAQVATEVCLGCHSIKYIKFDHLRSVGLSEADVNALAETAGKNKKDFMITELAPEDAKESYGTVPPDLSLMTKARKGYENYVYGILTGYLNEEEAAKVEEANEDGEITDAEAEELAHVLHMSAHGAEGKEKIRQAVARIANGDNFSKYFPGNFFAMPQPLMADAVEYADGTEATLPQLSEDVTAFLAWASEPKQTERKEAGVKVVLYLVVLTAMLYAVKRRIWARIH
- the petA gene encoding ubiquinol-cytochrome c reductase iron-sulfur subunit → MVNEHAEENRRDFLITATSAVGVVGVGLAAWPFIDSWSPAANVLAAATTEVDVSSIAEGQMITVPWQGKPVFILHRNAEQIALAKESDKADLPDPQNDADRVKQDEWLVVLAICTHLGCVPQPVGTSDFGGFLCPCHGSHYDTSGRIRKGPAPRNLEVPYYEFKDDSTLVIGKAVA
- a CDS encoding cytochrome b codes for the protein MFKSIMGWVDDRLPVTEVMRSQALEYPTPKNLNYWWNFGSLALTMLIIQLLTGIFLAMHYKPDAMLAFDSVEHIMRDVNWGWLLRYMHANGATFFFITVYVHILRGMYFGSHRSPREILWWFGVIIFFLLMATAFMGYVLPWGQMSFWGAAVITNLIGAIPVIGDPLLVWVWGGFTVGDPTLNRFFSLHFLLPFVIVGVVGLHVWALHAVHSNNPDGIDLEEKDTIPFHPYFTIKDLYGMGVLLIIFCSFLFFSPNFFLEPDNYIEANPMKTPPHIVPEWYFLPFYAILRSIDFLGSMSKLAGVVAMGGAIAILFVLPWLDRSPVRSFRYRPLSAGLFWIFLIDCFVLGWVGYNPANAVVMGLPIVVIGRTATAIYFSYFFLLWFVTAFNIEKPKPVPQSL
- a CDS encoding IS481 family transposase, with product MEIRLHANATTTPKIRKQIQESTLPNSHLAAQFGVTVDTIRRWKGRNDTQDHSHTPHHLPTTLTPEQEIVAVELRRTFLLPLDDLLIVMREFVNSDVSRSGLDRCLRRHKVSRLRDLIPQPEGEKKPVKTFKDYEPGYIHVDYKYLPQMPDESSRRYLFVAIDRASRWVYLELCPDKSAKTATGFLKRLTAKVPFKIVKLLSDNDKCFTDRFSAEGERQPTGKHLFDVECARHGIEHRLIKPRTPQTNGMVKRFNGRIADILTTTRFDSRQDLAATLTRYAWLYNQQIPQKALNHKTPVATLKAWQLTHPHLFHKQVRNHPGPNT